TCCATACTTTAAAatctatttaatattttgttaATAGTTCATGGGAAGTTGGTCATCACATCTACTCCCTATTTGTCTTTAACGACAtgtaaatttcaattttttttccttgagaaaaCCCCTGAAGCCTGCTGAAAGTCCTGACACTAATACTTCGGTATGGTAGCagtctttgcctttttttgccACCTCTCTGAGGTTGATGGGATAAAGACTGTGTAATGACAGATCTCCTCAGCCCTTTCTCCACAGTGACTCCAAGTGTTCCTGGCATGGATGCGTGCACTCCTTGGCTGTTCAGGGAGCTCCATCTGCAGCTCAGTGATCACAAGCTGGATTTTAACCAATAGATATAAATAGGTTTGATGGAGATGATGAATGTGATAGTCATCCCTAGACAGTCACTGCCAAGAAAACCacagaattattaaaaaaaaaaatccaaaatgtttgcttttttggAGGGGCAGAATGGGGACAAGCTGAGCTGGAAAGCAACAGTTAAGGCAGATGTAGAACTTCAAAATAGTATTAACTGATATTAATGTTGACTAAATAGAATAAATACAGCACTGGCTAAAATGCAGGTCTACCATTTGTGGGTGACCCTGAACTAAGAAATGGTGAATACTGCTTGTGGTAGAAAAAGTAGAATGAGCAcaagtttcttctttttaatcTTGAAATTTCTGTTCATtctttgcatattttaaaacacaatcACAGCCCTCCTTTCatcaactttttaaaaaaaggctgtTGCTCAGGTTTTTACTCCTTACAAATTctaaaattactatttttaagAGTATTGCATATACTCCTTTTGGTGGAAAATTAATTTGACATTGGAGTTAAAGGTCATATGACCTCACACAAGTTGGGTGCCAGCGCTGAGAAAACTGAATAGAGTGGTTCAATTTCCACAGGATTTAAAATTAACCTCATTGGATGATTGGCTTACATTTCTAATCCGATATATCAGGCTAAATATAGACTTTGAAGACAATTTCTTTCCATGCAAATAATCACTGCAGGCTAAAAATGAGTAAAAatttaaatgaagaaagaaaaacactaaATTAAATTATAGGCAAACTGCCGTATTGCTAGAATATTAATATTGACCTGAAACTGCACATACAAAAGGTGACTGCAAGGAAGAGAaggcaaaagaaggaaaaaaaataaagagcaaaaTTATTATGTTTGTGTTATTATATTTATAGAGGGAGAGTTTCTGATGCTGTCAGCAATTTCTGTCAAAGATCTATCTTCAGAGGCATCACTGTTGACTTTCAAACATTTCATGTTTTTTTATTACTGTGTTTTAATCATTAACTATGAATGGTGTCCCTGAATGATCTGTAGGGGCAATGAATCATTCATAATTACTAaaacaaacctttttttttccttcccaaaaaaaTAGCAAGAGGACAGCAAAACCTTTAGAAAATAACTAATATTTTAGGAAATGCTACAAATCAATACTGCAAAAAATTCCAAGGtcacagaaggaaacaaagagtTCGGAGCTGAGATTAAGATGGTATGCaggattgctttttttttgttgttgttttttcctcctttagTCTTCTGAATTCCTGAAtaatatatatcaatatatatatatcaaaataaatatcaaaaatATGTTATGTAGGCAGATGTAGCTTGAATTTAGTAAGTCCATACTAATATTCTGTAGATAAGAGAGATGCTTCCGTGCAAGAACCAGCTCTATGGCACTAAACCTATTTGGAAACAGTCTTTCATTTCCCATATTAAAACAAGACATGAATTTCCATGTGACAGACAAAAAATACTTGCTTCACTGACAAAGGTTTCTATCTCTGTTGGAATTCAGCAAGTTCCAGACATAGGAGAAATATTATAACCCAgttttcttggttttatttgttAGTGTAACTTGTACCAAGAAATATAAATAGCCCTTAGTTCCTGGGGAAGCTCACAGCACTGTTTTTGATCAGTCTCATGAGAAATTTGCTCTGAATACGTAAAGGGTTTATTCTTAATACATGAATTCCAGCCTGTGAGAGAAACTCTATCTTCAGCCATGATCTTCATTGTATCCTAGTCCCATCAAAATCATTCTCATTGGTTCAACGTCTCTGTTGAACCAGATACAATTCCAGACTAAGAGGCGATGCAGCCCAGCCTTGGAAGTGGCAGTAACATGGAGACAGCGTGAAATACCGCAGATAAAACTGAATGTGAGTAAGATGGAGATGTCTGGAGGTATGAAGAACATGTTTAACATTTATTTACTGCTTGTCATGCTTAATGGCTACATGGCAGAAAGTGACAAAATTGAAAGATCCTAAAAGAAATATTGCAAGAGAGACTGTGTCTCAGAAGTTGTACTTTCAAGAAGATATGCAGGATGCATACGATTCTCTGGTTTTCTGCCTGCTGCACCTGGGTTGGCAGCTAAAATCAGAACCAAGCCTGATTTCTCTAGTCCCATGTCTCACCACTGGGTCATGCAATAGAAGGTTTATAAGGCCCTTGCCAGTCACATTCTAAAAAGCAGTCTGCTCTTGCTTTCATTATGATTTACAGTTGTCTCCCAGCCTGAATCTGCAACCCATGTTGTGGAATATCTGTCTTTCATGCAGCTAgtcccatttatttcactgaatGCTACTTGTCTGAGTGAGGTCTACTCAATGGGAATAAAGACTGCAGCTGCCGACTTCAGTGATTCAATGGGGATTCGAAATGAAAGATTTGAACTGGCTCTGTGGGTATATGAAACaatatttttcccttctgtcAAGCCTCCATGAGGTGTTTGCTGAACCTGTGCTAGTCTTTGAACCACTGATGATATGAGGAGGAACCCCTGACACTGGCCTCCAGTACAGCCTATTATGTAGTCCAAAAACACTGAGAATGGCCATGTTGCATATCCTGTTATCTAGATTCCACTGAAAAATAATGCATCCAATTATGACACAATTGTGTTGAGTTCAGTGTTTGTCAGACTTTTCTAAACTTCAGTTATCATCATTAAAAAGTTAGTATTGAGTCAAAGTTATCTCCTGTTCTTTCAAATAGGACTGGTTGGGGGGTAGAGGGGGTTTATGTGTTGAAAGTAGACATTACAAGTATTCACCACTTAGGGTCTGATAGAACTGTTATACCATATTTGTCCATTTGTGGACAAATTGTGATCAAAAGACAACTTCCtgtatgcaaaaaaaaaaaaaaatttagacaagttagctttttaaaatactgtagCTTCTTTTTCAGGAGTTATCTAAGAGCAACCTATGCTGACCATGACTAAAATATATTGACTAAGACAGGTATGCTGTCAAAATAGGTTTAGCAGCATAGTTGCTTAGCCATACCTTCATTAGTTATTTTATATCTGCTATTCTGAATGTAATTTTTGTTCAGTCTGGCTGGATTTAGAAAAAATCAATGGCAGCTTTGACATGCTTACCCTTGCCATGCCATTAGCAGAGCAGCAGACTTGACCCTGATAGCTGCATGATGTCTGTTGCTTAGTGAAATAGAAAGTATATATTGAGAAGATAGTTCTGATAAattgacaaaatatttctttcagcaAGATTAATTTTGCTAGCCTCTCCTAACTTCTCATTTTGATCAAGCCATGCTTATTTTATAGATTGTCTGTGAAGACCAGGTGTGTCTTTTTCATCATCCTTTTCTAGttaagtaaaaaaacccaaataaatggGGCTGTATTAGCTTTTTGTTTTTACCATCCAATTCATGCGTGACTAGTCTGGAAGCTGGCCTAAGCTGAGCCTTCACTGACAAAAGTCATACATACTTATTGTGTCAACCAGCAGTTCTCCCAGTGGAAGATCATGGGTGCAAAGAATGTCATTCTTTTTCTGCAAAGAAGAGATGGTAAGATCAAATGTGGCCCGGGGTAACAGTACTGAGTTTTGTAGCTGACTTTTGGGAAGTGCTTAAAATTCAATTTAGTATTTCACCACTTTACATTTTACAACTGAACAACAGCTGTAGGTTAATTAGCCCCCATGGAAAATACTACTTTCCAACCACTACCTCCCTGGTACCTTTATAGCAGGGCAAAATAAATCTCAGGTAGCTCTGAGACAGAGTAGCAGCTGCACCAAATATTTGATCAGGGAAAACATTATGGAGAACATAGGACATGGAAATGCAAAATGTAACCAACTTTGTTCTACAAATCTAAAGGGAATAAATGAATATTACCAAATTTTACAGGGTTATACTACTAAAGAATACAAAATGTACATCTACTTTGACAGGCAGGTCCATGTTAAGTTCAAAACAGTTTGGATTGAGATTTGTAAGGTGATGCATGGAAGGATGTGAATGATTTCTATACCCATCACCTGACACACTCATTTATTTGGCTGCCTTTTTGTTTGGCTTACATTGCCTCCTACATGTTCCTTTGTTCAGTGTATTGGTTACACAGGCTGCATCTATGTTAACCTGATGGTGCCAGGCCAGGCACCTGGTTTCCATTCTGCATGCTCCTGCTCTGAGTCCACATCTCTTCATCTTCTGTCCAGGCAGTAAAGGGTCATCTTGGTTCAAACAGCCTTCAATCACTTCCCATGTAGGTCAATAGAGCCTGTCTGCAGCACAGGCCTAATTACTGCTGCCACTCTTTCCtcttctgccttctccctctACCAGCTTTAGCTTCCAATTGCTAGTCCCCTCTCCAGACTGGGTCATCCCTTCTCCAGTTTGGGAAACAAAACCCATGTGATTTCTCTACTCTTTCATTCTCCTTGGTCCCTTCCCAAGAAGCCAACAATGCCCAATGTCAGGtcatcactgccctggtccagAAGAATGTCAGCAGGTTGGCTGCAGTTGTCTGCACTCTTCTAGGGAGTTAAATTCGTGCTGCTTGTGCCTCCTGTCTGTGGGGAAGGGCTCTGTCAGCTCTCACTTCTGCAGAGTGATGGGCTACACCTCAGCCAGGGTAGGGGCCAGCAGACCACTACTGGGCCACCCATGCTGCACGTGGAACACTTTTGTCCTCTGAGATGAAGATTAAAGGTGgaacaaagatttttttctgatggttcttaaagatcatctcaaaATTGTGACTGAGTACAGTCTTGTATCCCCTCAGTGGGAGAGTGGCCTCCATCTGTGGGCTTGAACCCATGCTTGAAATGCAGAGCATACATAGCCCTTGTCCTCAAATTTTCATCAGCTTTCCATGTTTGAGATGCTTTCCCACCTCTCTGTTCTGTGGAACAGCTAAAAAACTcctaaatattataaaaataataactaTTTTTAGTTCATTTAGTGCATACACTTTAGGCAAGTTGCCAAATTTCATGTACTCAGCTGCTCCTTATTCTCTGCAAGATTATTCTCTGTCCTTGCATGTGTAAATATTATTGCCAACCCACTTCTGTATCCTGCAAGAAATTAGTCTTCTAAAGTGCCTTGTCAGAGTGGAACTGAACAGATATGGgaaaaccactgaaaaaaagccaaaatgaaTGTGGTAGTAGATTGTTTTTCCGAGGGCTTGGCAGAAGATCCCTCCCGGAAAGGGCTGGCAGGAATGTAAGGCTCCATGGCTGCTCTTTGAGTGCACTTCACATCTTGAGAGTTTGCTAATTTAGGTTTCATTGGAATGGCAGATGGGGAAATGAGATTTGTGGGGGCTTTCATCCTTCATCCCTCTGCAGTAATGTAGATTGCTAAAGGTTGTTCAAATCAGCAGAAATATGAATGCAAACCTACTGCACTTGACATTGTTGGGCCTGATTTGCTTGCAGCATCTTGTGCTGAAAGTGTAGACAAGGTAGAAGGCTTGACACTGACTGAAACCACCTTCAGTTACAGTGGATCATTAAAGACCCAAGCAGAAAATGAACTCTAGAACTCCTTACACAATGTAGCTGGAACTTTAAGGAATGCTGACTGATTTATACAGAACATGAAAAGTGTTTTAATCTCCAGGTCCAGTTGACTGAGGAAGTCAGATGACTGACCTATATCAGATGTGGAACTTCgcaggaaaatgtttttcttttcaaattccTTAGGATTAGGAATTCATGGAGGGAATCAAGCAGCCACAGATACTAAAACTAGTCATGTTTTAACTAAAGAGCAGCAGATTGTGACTTCAACTAAAGAGCACACCCTGAGAAGAATGGACTCATACAGCTTTGTAATTGTCTCAGTACATTTAGATTTAATGGCATAAAGAAAGGTTTACTTAAGATCtctggaatttttaaaattttgtttgtttgtttgggtttattttcttctgccaGTTATAAAGAGATGGTACAGAAATAATTCTGAAGTGAAGAACAGATGTACCTCACTGCTCTCCTCAACATGCCATAAATTTCTAAATACAAGAATCAATAGCTTTCTCAAAATTGTTCCAGCTCTGTCTCTTCCCAAGAGCCTACTTCAACACATGGGCTTCATCATATCTTCAGAGTAATTCAAGTCAGAAGAGAAAGAACTCTATCTTGGGATGTTATCTCTAAAATCTTACTGTGGGAAGAACTGAGAAATGCTCTGAATGTAAACTTCTGGCCACTCTGAAGGTTCTGGAAAGAACAGAGTCTTGGATGAAACTTAGTTTGTGATTGAGAAACAATGATTAATAAAACATCCAAAAAATTTTGCAAAGGATAGAGTGAGCTTGACTAGGAGCTGCTTGACCTGTTGTGCGTGTAGAGGAGGATTCATAAGAGTGTGAACAGCCCACAGCTGCAGGCATTTAAGCACAATGGAGAAAATGTGTCCTGGAGGTTACTTCTGTGGACAAAAAGATACCTTAAAAATACAGTGGCTTCTAGGATGTATGCAGAGAGTTGGGCTCCAAGCAGCATTATCTCATGTGCTTTCAAGATGTGTCTGGCCAAGACAGCTATCAGCCATCGCACTGAGTGCCATTACTCAACAAATGAAACAGTCCTGTACTTACATTACATTATCTTGGTCATTTTGTGTGGTTTAGAGCCTTTGAGTAATCTTTCTCTGGTGTTctgcagtgcaagagcagctgaTGATGCTCTGTTGAAGCTGGAGCACTGTGTCTTCTCTACCCtttaacttcatttttttcacCCTACTATGACAGTCACATTTCTACCAAAATAGATTGATCTGAACTGTCAGAGATTTAATGGCATTCTAAATCTGTAATTTTCAACATGTTTTGATacttggaattttaaaaaagtgataAAGGTCTCTttagaaatttaaattatttagatGTTGCAGAATCTACGAGACTTCACTGTTTCTTAGTGGTGTTCACAGAACCCAGAGAAATAATTTATTGGTACCAACAACCCACAGACCTGAAAACTTCTAAAATGCCTTGGACAGACTGCTTCTTTCAGGTGGAAATAAAGCCACCTTAACAATTTTTTCAGTCCTGAacataattttttgtttcttctgtatttttattctgtGCCTGTTACATCTTACTATACAATCACCTTGTATCATAACTAGAATGTTTGTTCAAAGCTGTACTTTTATACTTCTGTTTCCACATACTCATGAGCCTTGGGTTTGTGTGTACTTTGTTACCTTAGCAGCAGTAAAGTTCTGTTTAATCTTCCATGAAGATCTGGCATAACAATGAATCATTCTTACCACAAAATCCTTAGAAACTACCCCTGCCTCCCCTAAATTCACATTGTCTACTCCAGTCTTTCTGTACCTCCTGTAAACATGGGAAACTGCTCATAAATCATTTTAGcaatgtttttaatttattacatTTCTTTTGCTTAACTCAAAGTTTGAAATGGAGTTACAGGCGTGGCCTCAGGACATttaccagcagcagctgcaggacaaaGGATGATGTCCAGTCTTAACCTGTACAGTACTTGAAAATGCAAAACATCACAGGATGATATCCAATAGGTTTTACACACCACAGAGGAACAATTCTCTGCTTAGGAGCCACATAAAGTAAGATGCTGCTCTACAAGCTTTAAAATCTTCAGCTTCTCAGtgtaacatttatttttcctaactTTCTGGATTACTTCCACAATGACTTAGCTTCATTATGTGTATGGAAAGACTGGCAAAAGAGAGACAAGAGAAAGCTGTCTGGATTTTCAATTCCCATGTTGCATCAAAATTGTTACTAAAAAGTCCTAGGTGCAAGATTTTTAggccaaaatattagaaatatacttaaaatttgaaaaatacaagAATATTCATTGAAATACAGGCTGAGATTTTTCAAAATCGGTTCCAGAGAGTGTTTGAAAGGATCCTTTAATTTAATTGTTGCATTAGTTGTCACGTAGGGAGCCCCCTACTCTTTGATGGTTTCTCTAAATATGTGTGGAATAAAGATGCTGAAGCTTTGGCTGAAACCATGCCAAGTGTGATAAAGGGAAGATCTTCATGAGCTCTGGTACTTCAGCTCAATTTGAGTTTATCAACTCTGGCCATGAGTTTAGCTGCTCAGACTCTGTTTTGAAATTCAAACTGTAGGAGACGACCAACCCAAGGGCTACAGGAACAAAAGGGAGACTctaaaaaacagtaaaaaagaaaagtgtgcAGTGTCTTGTTtgtcattttttccccatagCTTTTGAGGATTTATGCAGCTTATAAGCACTTTCAAATGAACTGAAATTAAAGTTGTCTGTTTTCCACACAGGAAAGGAGACTCTATCTCATGCTTTTTCCCTATAATGCTATTGCCACATGCTTTCTCTGGGTTATTGGTTATGTGTCCAGGCTGTCTCTGAGATGTAGGAGCATTCTCTTCTATTTAGTGAGAGATAAAAGTGTCCAGCACCCTTCAGAATCAGTGTAtctttttctgctttgcagTATTTATGAACTATATTAGTGAGCAGGACTTATTTAATATTATAGTTTAAAGCTATGTATTAGTGCTGTGAATAAATCACGTACAACCAGCTGCAGTGAGTTGCCCTAATTTTGTTTCATAAAATGAGAGTACAGCCAAAACAGAATACTAAACCCAATATTTTCTGTAGTGAGTAAATAGAGAAATAAGTAGGAAGTAAGCACCTCcgtcttttaaagaaaaactttGAGAAATACAGGAGAATTTGTGGTCAGAAATAATCCTGCAGCATGAAGGAAATTCAGTGAATAAGGTAATGGGAAATTTCCAGCAAATTCCTATAATTACTCACCTATCACAGAATTTTAACAAGTTGCTTGGTGTTGCCTTACAAACCAACATAAAACCAAGTTTGTCTCCTTTTGTGCTTTTCCTGGTCATTCAGCAGCAATTAAACAATAAACACTTGTCGATCACCAGTTTGTGGTTCCCATAGTAAAAGTTATGCTCAAGTGAAGACAGGAGCACTGAAGCCAGAAAATCTTAACCTTTGTACCTAAGTGCACTCTAatgaaatttacttttttttttctttcaaaaagcaCTCTCATGAAAGCAAAGTAATGCATACCTCTCTGCAAGATTGGTACTTGAATTCCCATTTTAGGACTTTATATTCCTGAGATTAAGCTCCAGTCCAGAGGAAAGTGAATTCAGTAGAAAGCTTTTCAATGAATCCCACAAGATAAATCAAGCTCTAAGAGAGTACTGAGAGTTTTATGGCTCCTGCTAGGTACCTTCCTCAAGAAATTCAggatttcaaaataaataatcagTATTAAAATGTACAACAAGCTTTAAGGATATATTTATCAGCAAGTCGAGGTCTGTGCTTAGTCTGAACAGTGGAAATTCACTGAGGGCAGGGGCAATGCAAAGGTGTGGAGGAGGATGACACAGCACGCTTCATCATTGGGGTGAAAAGGTGTGAAGGGGAAATTTAGTCAGAGGGAATGAGCAACCATCTGGCTGCATGCAGAGAAGTAAGAGGATAAGGGTTACGACTGTAGTAACATCTATAAGGTTGTGAGCTGTGTGGTTCTGGACTTTGTTTAAAGGcaatctgcatcctcacagaCCCAAAAACTGATGAGGACCCAGTTGCCCTTGGTCACTTGCAGATGAGCTGACTGATGAAGGGTTATTTGGGGTTATCTGCTTATCCTGATGATTAATAGCATCTGTTCCACAGCTGACAATACTGGGAGCTGTACATCCGCACCAGGGAGTGAAAACGGGCAGCGCTGTTTAACTCCTTTGGGATATATGGTGTAGGACAGCCCTGTCACCCAGTGTCCTGCCTCTCCTACCTTGTCCCTGTTGCTGGCCTTGACAGGATTGCCTACCAAAACGGCTCATTTTCCGTCCCTTTGCCGCAGTAAGCGGCGACCGAGGGGCCAGACCCGGACGCAGCGGATCAGATCTGGCGGCTCCGCATGGGGTAGGAGGACCAGGGACAGCCTGAGCTGGAGCGAGGCTGAGCCCTCCTGGCTGGGGGTGCAATTTCAGGCATTGTTCACCTGGACCTGCGGGCAACACACCTGGAAGGCGGCACAAGCCCCTCTCAGCCTCTCCAGGGGCACGGTGGCAGCGGGCAGCCCCGGGCGCTGGGGCGGGCAGGCTGCCGCGTGCCTCCGTTTCCCCGGCAGCTGGGGGCGGGCAGGctccttcccggctccctcccgGCTCCGTGCTACGGCTGTCCCCGCCCGGGGAGGACTACAGCGCCCGTCGGGCCCTGCGCGCCGCCCACACACCCCCGCCTCTCGCCGCTATCGCTGCCTCTGCCAGCCGGGAGCCGGACCGGCTCGCCCGAGAGAGCGGGGCTgcgcgggcagggcagggcagggcaggggtgctGCGGGCGGTGGCCGCGCTCGGGGGCGGCGAGGTGGAGctgggcggccccggcccgtCCCGTGCGGGGGAGCGGCTCCtcgcagcctcgctgccccgtcCCGAGCGCTCCTGTGGCCGCGGCTCATGAGGTGAAGATGGTGATCCGCGTCTTCGTCGCCTCCTCCTCGGGCTCGGTGGCGGTGAGTGGGGGCGAGCGGcggggagcagggaagggagcgCGGCCGCCTCAgcgggcagggctcagcctgcggggccggggggctggcagctcgCCCTCCCGCGCTGCCCAGCCTGCCCTCGGCTCCCAGCCTTGTCCCCGCACGCCGGCACGGAGCCGAGCCCGTCcgtgggctgccctgggacgcGGCGCTGAATTTGCCGCGGTTGCGTGTGCGGTGGGGGCGGAAAAAAGAACTCTCCTCCGCAAGGCTGCCGAACCTTAACTAGTTCGTAAATTGCCTTTGGCAAACCAAGCACCCCGAAACCTTTGTAGGAGACAAACCTTCGGTGTTTAAAGGGTCTTAGAGGTCGTTAAGTGGGGCTAAACTTTCCCAGCTGGGAGGGATCAGCGCTGCGGTGCAGGGAGAACATCCCGAGGGGAGCCGAGCCCGGGCAGGTGCGGTGCCTCGGCGCCTGCCACCCACCGCAGGGTGGACAGATAAATAAGTACAAGGAGAGCCTAGggacaggctgcaggccacCTCTCTGCATTAAGAAATAGTCTGGAATAGGAACAGCTCTTCTCAGAGTTGCTTTTGAAGTCACTGCATTCTCTGTTTAATTGAAACTTATACATCATTCTCTTGTTTAATTAATTATGCGTGTGACCTATGAATTTCCATATTTTCATATAAAGTGACAGCTTTCTTTAAAGGAAATCTGGGCATAAACATACTACTGAATTCGTTCTTTAATAAGAAACATTGAAAGGATTTAGATATAATTGATATTCTCTGTGCTTCAGCAGTGAGGCAGCAGCACTTTCTGTGTTGCAGAAGGATGTAGCATATTCCTGTCTGAAGGTTTATTGTGTATTCAGTTCCTTCAGCCTTTTACTCTGTGGATCTAGTTTTCAGTTCAGTAACATGATGACAGGTATGTGTTCTGATATGTTTTGGCATGAAGTGTTCAAAATGCTTAGTGGCTGCATTACAGCTAATAAAAGCTAATTATCCATTTCAGTAGGCAACTTAGTAAACACAGCATCTCCAGAACTCTGTAATCCATGTTCATCAAGCATCCATAAGAGAAACATCATCTTCCCTGCATGGGCAGTTGGTTCAT
The genomic region above belongs to Passer domesticus isolate bPasDom1 chromosome 3, bPasDom1.hap1, whole genome shotgun sequence and contains:
- the SH3BGRL2 gene encoding SH3 domain-binding glutamic acid-rich-like protein 2, translating into MTQQGALGFPVQEKHLKPGLNPVKDHQASEELDHRILEGRLRLLDLFSLQKRGFRENLIMSAVTCWEGLPTKTAHFPSLCRSKRRPRGQTRTQRIRSGGSAWGIVHLDLRATHLEGGTSPSQPLQGHGGSGQPRALGRAGCRVPPFPRQLGAGRLLPGSLPAPCYGCPRPGRTTAPVGPCAPPTHPRLSPLSLPLPAGSRTGSPERAGLRGQGRAGQGCCGRWPRSGAARWSWAAPARPVRGSGSSQPRCPVPSAPVAAAHEVKMVIRVFVASSSGSVAIKKRQQDVVRFLEANRIEFEEVDITMSEEKRQWMYKNIPEDRQPAQGNPLPPQIFSDDRYCGDYDGFFESKESNTVFSFLGLKPTLASKESEP